TCTTGATACTAACTGTAAAACTACACAGTTTAAAGGCCTCAAAATACTGAGTTCAACCACAAGCTACTCTTGCACACAGCCACCCTGAATGAATGTTCAACTCAGCTTGTGTTATTAGCAATCAatacaatgttttgttttcctaTTTCCTATCCTAATCCTATTGTTATTTCACCTATGTATGAAAATCTAATCATTTTTATGTATCAGAATCTTCTGATCAAGTTCTACAAAATCAAgcaaagtgtttctgtttttacatttgaccTTCAGGGCGCTGTCACTTTAACGTGGATGAAGCTAACCGTGATTAGACGTGATTACAAACCCATTTCAGAGATGACTTTCAGGCATCCCTGTCAGGTCTGTTTTATTGGGAGCCGGTCCGTGCTCCCGGTAAACTGGCCGCAGCAGAAGCAATCATTTTATCTTGGtatgtgtgtttcctctttgtttacaccttgtgtgtttgtgtttgcccaCAGGGGAGAAAATGAGCTCTGGGAGATTTCGAAGTGGTGGGAGAGACAAGTGCAGGTAAGCTCAGAAACCCATACAgacttcctcttctccttcaccCTCCAGTGGTCTTGTGAGGGTAaggaacaagagagagaaagtggtgCTGAATGTAATCGTGAGAGAAAGCACAGACTTCAGGCAGAAAAGGTGCAGAGACCGAGGGAAGTCCAGAGAAAGGAGGTATGAAGCCTTTGCGCAGTGTCTGAATTGCCTAACCTCCATAAGTAGCTTTAAGGCTGCTGGTTCTGAGTCTTTGCAGTTTTTGCTCTCTTATGAAACTTAAATAGTCTCCCATTCATCGTTTCTCACTGGACCGGTGAACCCCCTCGGTTATCCACTTAACACTTCTGCTTGCTGAAGAATGTGCCCTAAGTCTCTGCATGTGACACTGTTACATGAAGTGGCAGGGGGAACTGGGGCACCCAAGattagcattttttattttgtaagggCCAATCTCTTCTGGTTGTTTCTATCCTCTAAGCTTGCTTCCATCCTGCCTTTTGTTTATAAAGCATTGTCGCCTGCAGCCCTCCGAAAATTAAGACACTTTTGACTTTGTGCCATGATTTATTGTTTGAACTCTAGATAGATTATAGAGTCATTAATTACTCATATAAAGGTTTTAGTTAGATACAAAACACCAAAATTGGATTCAGTGATGAATCAGTGAtccaaaatgatgcaaaataatTTATTTCCATTGCTTGTAGAATTCTTTATCCACACGATGACAATCAACACAATATCTacataaagttttattttaatattattacCAGGAGTTTGTGCAAATCCATTTTTATTGTAATTTGTATAATTCaggattttttaaattattgtaTTGATAGTCATTTTCCAATGCCGTTAAATTAATTCAGCAatcaaacttttcatttaaagttgaaaatattaattaatcAAATTCATGGTTTTGAAATCTGTAAACCATTGAAGTATTAGGCAAAATGTGTTGGAGTCGCTGATTGCTTCATGTAATGTGTGCTTCCAAATCTATTATGTAATTTGTCCACTGTTATCGGTGCCGTAACACTCGTTAATTAGAATTATTTGAGCTTTTGTTCTTAGGGGAAAAAATAGACGGTCAGAGCTTATGAAACTGCAGTTAACCCCCACCTCTCTCTGGATTTACAAAGATAACCTTTCACCTATATGAAGACTGGATTGAGGCCAAAAGAAGCTAATGCTATTGTGCGCTGTTGTGTCCTCACTAATGCATGGCTGTAATTGCTGGGTTGCATGCATTGTTCAGTGTACTCAGCTGGTAGAGAGAACGCTGGCAGTAAACCTCTTAGGGATCTGAAGGGTTACCCAAGTCTTGCAACAGTGCTTACAATGATGAGGATCAGCCTCCGGTCCTCCTCTTCTACTCTCTGTGACtacacacaatcacagacaaacacgcacacgTGTTCACATGCCCGTCTCCTGCCTGCGATTAGAGGCCAAATCTGGCTCATTCTTGCCCACATTCCTGAGTCGACCCCATTGCTGCATGACCACACGGGGCTCTGCCACAGGGAGGACTGCACCGCTCCAGGAGAACTTTACCCAGGGAATTCAAGCTTTTCATCCTGACCAGTTTGGAGGACATAAATCTGAAGCTGCCTGAAGAACAAGTGGAGAGATTTGACTAACTAGGAATCAGTTCATGTTACTTCCAGTGGCCTGAGCAGAGTAAAGGCCTCTCGTGTCACATGGCTACAACCAAACCAACCAAAGAAGTCTGAGGAGAAATCAAGCCACAGGCTTTTATTCAACTGGGTGTCGCTTGTTTGCCCTTGCAGGACAGcgtctttatttttatgtgaGCAATCTTGAACAACCTACCCGACATTGAGGACATACAACAGAGCTAACGCCGGGAAGACCTTTTTCCAGTCTAAGACCCAAAGATGGACCCCTTGACAGATAGTCCACGCGTGCGCTCAGACAGCATGAGCAGCTCAGCATCTCAGGGCTCGAGGTCCAAGATGCTCCTCCGCCAGCGCTTGTCCCAGCTCCTGACCTGCATAGAGGACATGAGCTCTGACGATGAAGCCAATGAGGAAGTGTCCCGCACACTGGATGAAGCCTTTCAGCTTTGTGGGCGCTTCATTCCCACAGACACATTCAGGTTTACACATGCTCATGCACTCATAAACAAATTTACACAGATACACGCATGCAGGAAGAGTTTGAGTTCATTTCTGGATTTCATTAGTCTTCGTAGTGATTTCCAATTATTCTTATAAGAATAATAATGTCTTATTTTTACTTTATAATTTTTCATGAATGACGtgttgtgtttcatgtgtttttgaaatgaatgagtaGGAATGAAAGCAGATgtagaaataaagcaaaaattaAGTTAAAATTGACTGAGATTAAAATGGTTTGTTCTCCAGTATTACCATTGTTGTATAACATTGTCTGAGCTGAGCATATTTATGTTAAGGAAAATGTAGCAATGCAACAGATAGTTGTTATTATTTTCAGGCTACACATGGTGACCTGGAATGTGGCCACAGCAGAGCCTCCTGAAGACGTTACCTCTTTGCTGCAACTAGACGTCCAGCCGCCAGCAGACCTTTATGTGATCGGGTGAGAAGCAGCAATATGGAAACTGGAATTTATAACCTTTGCCAGGAACTGGACTGAAGGATAAAAGTGTCTCTTTTAATAATTCGGCAAGAAAAGAATGAGAAGATCCCATGCGTCAGTGTGTTGTGTTCCTCATTCGTTTGTGTTGGTGTGCGTCAGCCTGCAGGAAGTGAGCGCCACCCCTTTGAGGTTCatctctgacctgctggtggaggaCTCCTGGAGCCACGTCTTCATGGACACACTGGCTCCCAGAGGCTTTGTCAAGgtgagacaggacagaggaggagaccgGGGATTGGACTGTGTCTGGACTGGTATAAACAGAATGGATGTGTGCACTTAACAGCTGGTATGAATAACAGTGTCTTTAAGGCTGCTGTATGTCTATGAAGACTTATATAACTGTGACTTTGCTTAAAACCTCAAATACTCTGAGACCAGTCATATCTATTTGATTTTAGCTGCAGTATATTTTTCTTTACATGGTATATTTACATGTTGTTAAGTAATACAAATTACACTACATAATACTACATATATGCAATCTGAAACTCAGTTAAACAAAATGTTATAGgagtaaaaaaggaaaaagctaaattgaaaaatgatgaataaaatctccctctctgtctagGTCACATCAGTGAGGATGCAgggtttgctgctgctggtttttgcCAAACAAATTCATCTCCCCTACATCAGAAAGATCCAGACCACCTACACTCGTACTGGCATCTTTGGCTACTGGGTAAGAAATGACAATGGGAGCGCTGGTTAGCCCCGAGCcttacacacagcagcactgttaAACTCTGCACACCAGGAATCCCACTGGCATCAGAGGCTGTAGAGTTTAAACACATCATGAAAGGCCtattgtgtttgtttagtgGAATGTGCAACAGCTTTGACAGAATGAAATGAATCACGGAGAAAGAACACTAAAACTAGAGCGGTGCACTGGGGCAAACACTTGTAGGACGAATGTTGTAATCTATTATCCATGTTATTGGACGAAGAggtgttttttaaatgacagcatttttCATTTACTTGCAAATACCACTGTATAATTAATCTCTACTTTTACCTATAATTGGTCTGGATTCATGATTCctaaaagatgaaaatatgacTTTAAACTTAGTGTGTGAGTCTTTGGAAACCCACTTTATCTTTCGCTTCACACACTATATTCCTCCTCCTGTATTTATCTGCGTCAGGGGAACAAAGGAGGAGTGTCCGTGCGCTTTTCCTTCTACGGCCACATGGTGTGCTTCCTCAACTGCCACCTAGCAGCTCACATGAACTACGCTCTGCAGCGTGTTGATGAGTTTGAGTACATCTTGGAGACACAAGACTTTGACATCTCTGACACCCCACGTGTCCTGGACCACAAGTCAGTactacacagacacagacacacacacacacacacacacacacacacacacacacacacacacacacactgtaaaagaaATGCACTGAGGGTCTTTGCACAGCTGGTAACGTGAGGTTTcatccctctcacacacagggTGGCATTCTGCTTTGGTGACCTGAACTTCCGTATCGCCGACCACGGCTTGCACTTCCTGCGCTCGTCCATCAACAGCGGACGCCTTAATTTGCTCTGGAACAAAGACCAGGTGATGTGCCGCCgtaagcacacacatacacacacacacacactaacacacacaattTCACTAATTCATCTCCTGTCCCTGCAGCTCATCATGATGAAGAAGAACGAACCTTTCCTGCAGGAATTTGAGGAAGGGCCCTTAAATTTTAAACCCACCTACAAGTTTGACCGTAACTCTGAAACCTATGATACcaggtaaaacacacaaacaaatacatcacacacaaacagccaacaTGTTTCACAAACTTCATCCTGTCGCTCTTCTTCCCATTTGAATTTTGCACAGCTGTCCGAAGACATGGTTGGGTTTTACGTAAGGCACACTacgtttttttgtgtgtgttgcatgccCCACATTCACTTATTTCTTAGTCACCGCACCATCTGTCCTTTTTCCCCAAGCGTTCGCCTTCGAATACTTAGTTAGAATGAAACATGCAACCCCTGAGATGCACTGAATAGAACCACAAAGCAGCGAACCCTGACGTATAGAGGAAGTTGGGTGCAGCTCTGTCTGTGAGCCATATCCATTCATGACACCAGCACCATGTATGTGTCTCTCTCAGAAAGAGCACTGTGGCGCTGCCCCTAACCATGTACAGACCCAGGCccctgcagcgctgcagcaccaccctcttcttcctcctcacctccctcacCTGGGGGCTGGTCTCTGTCTGGTTGGGGGCCTGGTACAGGGAGGTAGACATGCCAAGGTGGGTGTCTCCATAGATAGAGGACCCTGTACTAAAGAATAGCCACCTTGAGGTTATATACATATAACCTACAATCACAAAATAACTGGAGACACTGATATAACACAAAGGGTGGATGtcttacagacatgaagacCTGAAACAACTCCCTCCTGCACTCAGCACCCCACTGTTTGTTCCTGCATaatgtatgtgttgtgtttaaatgtgtgtatacataAGCTGTAATACCATCTCAAATGGTATTATCCACCATTTCTCTCTCTACACTGCATCTGTGCATCAGTGTTTGTCGGGTGTGTGTTCTTTAACAGCattgtttctaatatttttgcATGAAAGTAAGAATTGTGAGTTAGCTTGATGTGCAtagacagaaatagaaatgtgaCATATCAGTTAAGTAGCAGAAACAAAGAATTAACCTCATTCGCAAACTGGGAACTGTGGTATCAACACTTTGCTTTGCTCAGTGGCAAGAAGAGGAAACCGGCCTGGACAGATCGGATCCTCTGGCGCATTAAACCCAAAACCCCGCCAtttgaggatgatgatgatgagaaggCATCAACTTCTGCTGACGATGGGCTCGATGAGTATCCACTCCTGGTCACTCAGGACAAATACACCAGTGACATGAGCTACGGAGTCAGTGACCACAAGCCCGTCATTGCAACCTTCAGTCTGGAGGTGAGAGCAGACTACGACGCTGTTTTGTGCTGCTCAGTTCAATGAAgagtttttctgcattgttaAAGCTTCTCTTTCTCACAGCTGAGGAAGTGCTTTGACACACCTCTGGTGCACATATCTCCTGTGGGCATATGGAGTGCCGACCAGGATGCACTTCTTAACTACACCATCCAAGAGGACTTCATGTCGTCCACGTGGGACTGGATTGGCCTGTACAAGGTACTGGTACAGAcatagagaggaaaaaaacaaataacacaatACAAACAGAGCTGAACTCATGCGGGTGCTCTCCTGCAGGTGGGATTCAAGAGTGCATCCGATTATGAAAGCTTTGTGTGGGTCAGAGAGGACGAGCTGCCG
Above is a window of Chaetodon auriga isolate fChaAug3 chromosome 15, fChaAug3.hap1, whole genome shotgun sequence DNA encoding:
- the inpp5kb gene encoding inositol polyphosphate 5-phosphatase K isoform X3, translating into MSSGRFRSGGRDKCRLHMVTWNVATAEPPEDVTSLLQLDVQPPADLYVIGLQEVSATPLRFISDLLVEDSWSHVFMDTLAPRGFVKVTSVRMQGLLLLVFAKQIHLPYIRKIQTTYTRTGIFGYWGNKGGVSVRFSFYGHMVCFLNCHLAAHMNYALQRVDEFEYILETQDFDISDTPRVLDHKVAFCFGDLNFRIADHGLHFLRSSINSGRLNLLWNKDQLIMMKKNEPFLQEFEEGPLNFKPTYKFDRNSETYDTSCPKTWLGFTGKKRKPAWTDRILWRIKPKTPPFEDDDDEKASTSADDGLDEYPLLVTQDKYTSDMSYGVSDHKPVIATFSLELRKCFDTPLVHISPVGIWSADQDALLNYTIQEDFMSSTWDWIGLYKVGFKSASDYESFVWVREDELPETNEVIQISVDKDEIPLLGGEYVLGYYSTNMQSILGLSANFQILESKRAVMEGLVPENVNGLNK
- the inpp5kb gene encoding inositol polyphosphate 5-phosphatase K isoform X1, which gives rise to MDPLTDSPRVRSDSMSSSASQGSRSKMLLRQRLSQLLTCIEDMSSDDEANEEVSRTLDEAFQLCGRFIPTDTFRLHMVTWNVATAEPPEDVTSLLQLDVQPPADLYVIGLQEVSATPLRFISDLLVEDSWSHVFMDTLAPRGFVKVTSVRMQGLLLLVFAKQIHLPYIRKIQTTYTRTGIFGYWGNKGGVSVRFSFYGHMVCFLNCHLAAHMNYALQRVDEFEYILETQDFDISDTPRVLDHKVAFCFGDLNFRIADHGLHFLRSSINSGRLNLLWNKDQLIMMKKNEPFLQEFEEGPLNFKPTYKFDRNSETYDTSCPKTWLGFTGKKRKPAWTDRILWRIKPKTPPFEDDDDEKASTSADDGLDEYPLLVTQDKYTSDMSYGVSDHKPVIATFSLELRKCFDTPLVHISPVGIWSADQDALLNYTIQEDFMSSTWDWIGLYKVGFKSASDYESFVWVREDELPETNEVIQISVDKDEIPLLGGEYVLGYYSTNMQSILGLSANFQILESKRAVMEGLVPENVNGLNK
- the inpp5kb gene encoding inositol polyphosphate 5-phosphatase K isoform X2 — translated: MDPLTDSPRVRSDSMSSSASQGSRSKMLLRQRLSQLLTCIEDMSSDDEANEEVSRTLDEAFQLCGRFIPTDTFRLHMVTWNVATAEPPEDVTSLLQLDVQPPADLYVIGLQEVSATPLRFISDLLVEDSWSHVFMDTLAPRGFVKVTSVRMQGLLLLVFAKQIHLPYIRKIQTTYTRTGIFGYWGNKGGVSVRFSFYGHMVCFLNCHLAAHMNYALQRVDEFEYILETQDFDISDTPRVLDHKVAFCFGDLNFRIADHGLHFLRSSINSGRLNLLWNKDQLIMMKKNEPFLQEFEEGPLNFKPTYKFDRNSETYDTSGKKRKPAWTDRILWRIKPKTPPFEDDDDEKASTSADDGLDEYPLLVTQDKYTSDMSYGVSDHKPVIATFSLELRKCFDTPLVHISPVGIWSADQDALLNYTIQEDFMSSTWDWIGLYKVGFKSASDYESFVWVREDELPETNEVIQISVDKDEIPLLGGEYVLGYYSTNMQSILGLSANFQILESKRAVMEGLVPENVNGLNK